TTTTTGGGGAGTTTTCCCCACTTCACATGTCTGAGTTTATTTCATTGCCAAATTGACAATCCAGGAAACATAATATGCGAGTTTGCAAAAAACATTGCAACTGATTTTGAATGCATCTGATCTGCATAATACATACATAAACATACAAAGGACAAAATTTTTAATGGTATCAGCTATTTCACAACTGATATTGGTGTCTGATTTGAATCCTAGGTGTTTAATTGAATGGACAAACTGCAAAAATGTATTTTTACTAACTTGTGCATTCCTTATATACCGCTTCACCTCTGAGAAACAAAAGAATGAAATGATTTCTTACTTCTTTCTGGATCTGGTAGCGGAATCTGCCTTGTCTTTTGCTGCCTTAATCTTCTCAGCATGTCGTTTCATGTCGCCTTGTTTTTGGTCTTTCTTAGCGCCATGTTTTCGTTGATTGGCGGTCTTTGCATTTCCGTAGGCAAGGTGTTTGTTGAAATGCCCATACTGACCACTGGGAGCAGAGGATGCATCAGAAGCCATTG
The genomic region above belongs to Salvia miltiorrhiza cultivar Shanhuang (shh) chromosome 5, IMPLAD_Smil_shh, whole genome shotgun sequence and contains:
- the LOC130986287 gene encoding protein SOB FIVE-LIKE 1-like, producing MDSFKFPQGSDECSSNESGWTAYIGSPHQEADHDDDDDDDRDRSKDGKEHKEKDADSDDSMASDASSAPSGQYGHFNKHLAYGNAKTANQRKHGAKKDQKQGDMKRHAEKIKAAKDKADSATRSRKK